In one window of Duganella dendranthematis DNA:
- the htpG gene encoding molecular chaperone HtpG, whose amino-acid sequence MANTEKQTLGFQAEVKQLLQLMIHSLYSNKEIFLRELISNASDAADKLRFEAINNDALYGNDHELKIKVSFDKSARTITISDNGIGMSREEAISHLGTIAKSGTKEFFGKLSGDQQQDAALIGQFGVGFYSGFIVADKITVETRRAGAPASEGVRWESEGQGDYSIEQIEKVGRGTDIILHLREGEDELLSTWKVQSIIRKYSDHISLPIVMQKEEWDAEKSENVVKDELETVNQASALWARSKSDITPEQYDEFYKHVSHDFAAPLTHTHNRVEGRSEYTQLLYIPAKAPFDLWDRNKRGGIKLYVKRVFIMDDAEQLMPTYLRFVKGVIDSADLPLNVSREILQESRDVKVIRDGSTKRVIGMLEELANADEQEKKDKYQTFWTEFGQVLKEGIGEDTANKDRLAKLLRFASTANDNDQQITSLEQYLSRVKEGQDKIYYVTADNYIAAKNSPHLEIFRKKGVEVLLLTDRVDEWMLSFLTEFEGNELVSVAKGGLDLGALEDEAEKKEHEETETSYKDLVGKMKEALADKAKDVRVTFRLTDSPACLVADEHELSGNLLRMLKAAGQDAPESKPILEINPDHPLVQRLKNEDVASSFSDWSNILFDQALLAEGGSLSDPATFVKRLNELLLAK is encoded by the coding sequence ATGGCTAATACCGAAAAACAAACCCTTGGATTCCAGGCCGAAGTGAAACAGCTGCTGCAGCTGATGATTCACTCCCTGTACTCGAACAAAGAGATCTTCCTGCGCGAACTGATCTCCAATGCCTCCGACGCCGCCGACAAGCTGCGTTTTGAAGCAATCAACAACGACGCCCTGTACGGCAACGACCATGAACTGAAGATCAAGGTCTCGTTCGACAAGTCCGCGCGCACCATCACCATCTCCGACAACGGCATCGGCATGAGCCGCGAAGAAGCCATCTCGCACCTGGGCACCATCGCCAAGTCGGGCACCAAGGAATTCTTCGGCAAGCTGTCGGGTGACCAGCAGCAGGACGCCGCCCTGATCGGCCAGTTCGGCGTCGGTTTCTACTCGGGCTTCATCGTCGCCGACAAGATCACCGTCGAAACCCGCCGCGCCGGCGCGCCAGCGTCGGAAGGCGTGCGCTGGGAGTCGGAAGGCCAGGGCGACTACTCGATTGAACAGATCGAAAAAGTCGGTCGTGGCACCGACATCATCCTGCACCTGCGCGAAGGCGAGGACGAGCTGCTGTCGACCTGGAAGGTCCAGTCCATCATCCGCAAGTACTCGGACCATATCTCGCTGCCGATCGTGATGCAGAAGGAAGAGTGGGACGCCGAGAAGAGCGAAAACGTCGTCAAGGACGAACTGGAAACCGTCAACCAGGCCAGCGCGCTGTGGGCCCGCAGCAAATCCGACATCACGCCGGAGCAGTACGACGAGTTCTATAAACACGTGTCGCACGACTTCGCCGCGCCGCTGACCCACACCCATAACCGCGTGGAAGGCCGCAGCGAATACACCCAGCTGCTGTACATCCCGGCCAAGGCGCCGTTCGACCTGTGGGACCGCAACAAGCGTGGCGGCATCAAGCTGTATGTCAAGCGCGTGTTCATCATGGACGACGCCGAGCAGCTGATGCCGACCTACCTGCGCTTCGTCAAAGGCGTAATCGACTCGGCCGACCTGCCGCTGAACGTCTCGCGCGAGATTTTGCAGGAGTCGCGCGACGTCAAGGTGATCCGCGATGGCTCGACCAAGCGTGTGATCGGCATGCTGGAAGAACTGGCCAACGCCGACGAGCAGGAGAAAAAAGACAAATATCAGACCTTCTGGACCGAATTCGGCCAGGTGCTGAAAGAGGGCATCGGCGAAGATACGGCCAACAAGGACCGTCTGGCCAAGCTGCTGCGCTTTGCTTCGACCGCCAACGACAACGACCAGCAAATCACCTCGCTGGAGCAGTACCTGTCGCGCGTCAAGGAAGGCCAGGACAAGATCTACTACGTCACCGCCGATAACTACATCGCCGCGAAAAACAGCCCGCACCTGGAAATCTTCCGCAAGAAGGGCGTCGAAGTGCTGCTGCTGACCGATCGCGTGGACGAGTGGATGCTGTCGTTCCTGACCGAGTTCGAAGGCAATGAGCTGGTGTCGGTGGCCAAAGGCGGCCTGGATCTGGGCGCGCTGGAAGATGAAGCCGAGAAGAAGGAACACGAAGAAACCGAAACCTCATACAAGGATCTGGTCGGGAAAATGAAGGAAGCGCTGGCCGACAAAGCCAAGGACGTGCGTGTGACCTTCCGCCTGACCGATTCGCCAGCCTGCCTGGTGGCGGACGAGCACGAGCTGTCGGGCAACCTGCTGCGCATGCTGAAGGCGGCCGGTCAGGACGCGCCGGAATCCAAGCCTATCCTGGAGATCAATCCGGATCACCCGCTGGTGCAGCGCCTGAAAAACGAGGACGTGGCCAGCTCGTTCAGCGACTGGTCTAACATCCTGTTCGACCAGGCTTTGCTGGCCGAAGGCGGTTCGCTGAGCGACCCGGCCACCTTCGTCAAGCGCCTGAACGAGCTGCTGTTGGCAAAATAA
- a CDS encoding CocE/NonD family hydrolase, with protein MKKSALTLALVAGVFSIHASMAQQAPLYPALPSETPEEFKAPVDSFDFVRRTVMIPMRDGVKLNTVLLIPRKANHAPMLLTRTPYNAADMTAHAESSQMESVLLGYDNMPDVIVKGGYIRVVQDVRGKYGSEGDYVMNRPMAGTQFNPTPVDHSTDTWDTLEWLSKNVPESNGKVGIIGGSYDGYLPLIALVHPHPALKVAVPMNPMVDGWRGDDWFHNGAFRQINLSYIMEQVVTRRNDAHWFTSHYDDYDTFMRAGSAGELARQRGVEQSGFWRKLAAHPAYDEFWQSQAVDTLLAKQPVTVPTLLVHSLWDAEDIYGAIAVYKAIKPNDKDNKVFLAMGPWNHGGQDGDGSKLGPIRFNSDTGLHFREEVLMPFLERYLKDEPSPEALAASIAPVTAFETGTNKWRALNSWPAGCVSGCFIAPATLKLSADGKATLTNTAPVTLSKPAHRNDYDEYVADPAKPVPYRQRPIPPYGYDEAKGQTWPRWLVDDQREASGRTDVLTYTTGVLTAPVKISGEPVAHLLAATSGTDADWVVKLIDVYPDQVAAQPEMGGYQLMISADIFRGRYRESLVTAKPIAADKALPYKFALPTANHVFLPGHRIMVQIQSSWFPLYDRNPQTFVPNIFYAKPADYKKATQRIYHDSFIELPLVGASVK; from the coding sequence ATGAAGAAATCCGCATTGACGCTGGCCCTGGTGGCCGGCGTTTTTTCCATCCACGCCAGCATGGCGCAACAGGCGCCGCTCTATCCCGCGCTGCCGAGCGAAACGCCGGAGGAATTCAAGGCGCCGGTCGATAGTTTCGACTTCGTCCGCCGCACGGTGATGATACCGATGCGCGACGGCGTCAAACTCAATACCGTGCTGCTGATCCCGCGCAAGGCCAATCATGCGCCGATGCTGTTGACGCGCACGCCGTACAACGCCGCCGACATGACCGCGCACGCGGAAAGCTCGCAGATGGAATCGGTCCTGCTGGGCTACGACAATATGCCGGACGTGATCGTCAAGGGCGGCTATATCCGCGTGGTGCAGGACGTGCGCGGCAAATACGGCTCCGAGGGTGACTACGTGATGAACCGGCCGATGGCCGGTACCCAGTTCAATCCAACCCCGGTCGATCATTCCACCGATACCTGGGACACGCTCGAATGGCTCAGCAAGAATGTGCCGGAGTCGAACGGCAAGGTGGGCATCATCGGCGGGTCGTATGACGGCTATCTGCCGCTGATCGCGCTGGTCCATCCGCATCCGGCGCTGAAGGTGGCGGTGCCGATGAATCCCATGGTGGACGGCTGGCGCGGCGACGACTGGTTCCACAACGGCGCGTTCCGCCAGATTAACCTGTCCTACATCATGGAGCAGGTGGTCACGCGCCGCAACGACGCGCACTGGTTCACCAGCCATTACGACGATTACGATACCTTCATGCGCGCCGGCTCGGCCGGAGAACTGGCACGCCAGCGCGGCGTCGAGCAGAGTGGTTTCTGGCGCAAGCTGGCGGCCCATCCTGCGTATGACGAATTCTGGCAAAGCCAGGCCGTCGATACCCTGCTGGCCAAGCAGCCGGTGACAGTGCCGACGCTGCTGGTGCACAGCCTGTGGGACGCGGAAGACATCTACGGCGCTATCGCGGTCTACAAGGCGATCAAGCCGAACGACAAGGACAACAAGGTTTTCCTGGCCATGGGGCCGTGGAACCACGGCGGCCAGGATGGCGACGGCAGCAAGCTGGGACCGATCCGCTTCAACAGCGACACCGGCCTGCATTTCCGTGAAGAGGTGCTGATGCCGTTCCTCGAGCGTTATCTGAAGGACGAGCCGTCGCCGGAAGCGCTGGCGGCCAGCATCGCGCCGGTGACGGCGTTTGAGACCGGCACCAATAAGTGGCGCGCGCTGAATAGCTGGCCAGCTGGCTGCGTCAGCGGCTGCTTTATAGCGCCTGCCACGCTGAAGTTGTCGGCGGACGGCAAGGCAACGCTGACCAATACCGCGCCGGTCACGCTGTCCAAGCCGGCCCACCGCAATGATTACGACGAATATGTGGCCGATCCGGCCAAGCCGGTGCCGTACCGCCAGCGGCCGATTCCGCCGTATGGCTACGACGAAGCCAAGGGCCAGACCTGGCCGCGCTGGCTGGTGGACGATCAGCGTGAAGCCTCCGGCCGCACCGATGTGCTGACCTACACCACCGGCGTGCTGACGGCGCCGGTGAAGATCAGCGGCGAACCAGTTGCGCACCTGCTGGCCGCCACCAGTGGCACGGATGCCGACTGGGTGGTCAAGCTGATCGACGTTTATCCGGACCAGGTGGCGGCGCAGCCGGAGATGGGCGGCTATCAGCTGATGATTTCGGCCGATATCTTCCGAGGCCGCTATCGCGAGAGCCTAGTGACGGCCAAGCCGATTGCCGCCGATAAGGCGCTGCCTTACAAATTTGCGCTGCCGACGGCCAACCACGTATTCCTGCCGGGACACCGCATCATGGTGCAGATCCAGTCTAGCTGGTTCCCGCTGTACGACCGTAACCCGCAGACCTTCGTGCCGAATATCTTCTACGCGAAGCCGGCGGATTACAAGAAGGCGACGCAGCGCATCTACCACGACAGCTTTATCGAGCTGCCGCTGGTAGGCGCCAGCGTCAAGTAA
- the kynU gene encoding kynureninase, giving the protein MTTRTHCLERDAQDALAPLRDQFDLPAGVIYLDGNSLGARPKTALVRAQHVIAQEWGYDLIRSWNSAGWFDLPKRLGDRLAPLIGGLDGEVVVTDTTSVNLFKALAAALHMQSVETGRRVIVTERANFPTDIYMAEGLTKWLDRGYSIKLIDSPDELPAVIGADTAVVMLTHVNYRTGYQYDMQATSALAHAAGALIVWDLAHSAGAVPVDLNADGADLAVGCTYKYLNGGPGAPAFIWVPKKHQAAFQQPLSGWWGHAAPFAMAPHYTPTDGIGRALCGTQPIVSLAMVECGLDVHHQTSMAAIRAKSLALTDLFIELVEARCASHPLALVTPREHARRGSQVSFTHPHGYAVMAALIARGVIGDYREPAIMRFGFTPLYTSYADVWDAVEILRDILDRQDYNVDAKRDAVT; this is encoded by the coding sequence ATGACAACCCGCACCCACTGCCTGGAACGCGACGCACAAGACGCCCTGGCCCCGCTCCGCGATCAGTTCGACCTACCTGCCGGCGTTATTTATCTGGATGGCAACTCTCTCGGCGCCCGCCCTAAGACCGCCCTCGTCCGCGCCCAGCACGTCATCGCCCAGGAATGGGGCTACGACCTGATCCGCAGCTGGAACAGCGCCGGCTGGTTCGACCTGCCCAAACGTCTCGGCGACCGCCTGGCCCCGCTGATTGGCGGCCTCGACGGTGAAGTAGTGGTCACTGATACCACTTCCGTCAACCTGTTCAAGGCGCTGGCCGCCGCCCTGCACATGCAGTCGGTCGAGACCGGCCGCCGCGTCATCGTCACCGAGCGCGCCAACTTCCCGACCGATATCTATATGGCCGAAGGCCTGACCAAGTGGCTGGATCGGGGTTACAGCATCAAACTGATCGACAGCCCGGACGAACTGCCGGCCGTCATCGGCGCCGACACCGCCGTCGTCATGCTGACCCACGTCAACTACCGCACCGGTTATCAATACGACATGCAGGCCACCAGCGCCCTTGCCCACGCCGCCGGCGCGCTGATCGTATGGGATCTGGCGCACTCGGCCGGCGCGGTGCCGGTCGACCTGAACGCCGACGGCGCCGACTTGGCCGTGGGCTGCACCTATAAATACCTGAACGGCGGCCCCGGCGCGCCAGCCTTCATCTGGGTGCCGAAAAAACACCAGGCCGCCTTCCAGCAGCCGCTGTCCGGCTGGTGGGGCCACGCCGCGCCGTTCGCCATGGCGCCGCACTATACGCCGACCGACGGCATCGGCCGCGCGCTATGCGGCACCCAGCCCATCGTCTCGCTGGCGATGGTCGAATGCGGCCTCGACGTGCACCACCAGACCAGCATGGCCGCCATCCGCGCCAAGTCGCTGGCGCTGACCGACCTGTTCATCGAACTGGTGGAGGCCCGCTGCGCCAGTCATCCGCTGGCGCTGGTAACGCCGCGCGAGCATGCGCGCCGTGGCAGCCAGGTCAGCTTCACCCACCCGCACGGCTATGCGGTGATGGCGGCGCTGATCGCGCGCGGCGTCATCGGCGACTACCGTGAACCGGCCATCATGCGCTTCGGCTTCACGCCGCTGTACACCAGCTACGCCGACGTGTGGGATGCGGTCGAGATCCTGCGCGACATCCTGGACCGCCAGGACTACAACGTCGACGCCAAGCGCGACGCCGTCACCTGA
- a CDS encoding CHRD domain-containing protein: MRRHIRAAFGAFSAVVLLCAASAASAASYTSYTSILTGQQSAPANNSPGIGAAIIDFNADSHVLHVGAAFSALQGLSTGANIQWSGSGDTLASLLAFPLGVSTGAYSHNFNTSLDTTWNPVFLSANGGNAAGAEAAFAAGLATGTAYLNINSTAYPTGEIRGALNLVPTAAVPEPASLAMLGLGAPAMLLLARRRRKG; the protein is encoded by the coding sequence ATGAGACGACACATCCGCGCCGCCTTCGGCGCGTTCAGCGCAGTGGTATTGCTGTGCGCTGCCAGTGCAGCCAGCGCCGCCAGCTATACCAGCTACACCAGCATCCTCACCGGCCAGCAGTCAGCGCCGGCCAACAACTCACCCGGCATCGGCGCGGCCATCATCGACTTCAACGCCGACAGCCATGTGCTGCATGTCGGCGCCGCCTTCAGCGCGCTGCAGGGGCTGAGCACCGGCGCCAATATCCAGTGGAGCGGCAGCGGTGACACACTGGCGAGCCTGCTCGCCTTCCCGCTGGGCGTCAGCACCGGCGCCTACAGCCATAACTTCAACACCAGCCTGGACACCACCTGGAATCCCGTCTTCCTGAGCGCCAACGGCGGCAACGCGGCCGGTGCGGAAGCCGCTTTTGCGGCAGGCCTGGCCACCGGCACCGCCTATCTCAACATCAACAGCACCGCCTATCCGACCGGTGAGATCCGCGGCGCCCTCAATCTGGTGCCAACGGCGGCGGTACCGGAACCGGCCAGCCTGGCGATGCTGGGACTGGGCGCCCCCGCCATGCTGCTGCTGGCGCGCCGCCGTCGCAAGGGCTAG
- a CDS encoding aminotransferase-like domain-containing protein, producing the protein MLGLLLRESGETLIDQIVRSVAARIDDRLLRGGARMPSIRAFAGSHGVSAFTVVAAYDKLVATGYLESRRGAGFFVRERPAMALNAADLTMGGGMFGATGAGGASRGAQSGFDAKPIDVVWLVRNMFRQMPHQQMPGSGVLPPDWLDGPTIANALRAVSRQNPTLLLSYGVPQGFLPLRQQLQHKLAELEIAAAPEQIITTVGVTQALDLVAREFSRPGDTIFVDDPAWFLMFGSFAALGAKVVGIPRLGDGPDIARLAELAALHKPKLYIINSVLHNPSSTSLSAAKAFQVLRLAEEHDFIIVEDDIYCDLHPGSAVQPATRLSALDQLQRVIYLSGFSKTMAANLRVGFIATSPERAERLADRKMLSTLTTSDIGERVVYKVLSEGSYRKHADRLRARLDGIRAKTLRQMERVGLKVDGSPSAGMFVWADAGCDTNVLTERAMAHNLLLAPGSLFSPKQLPSTRMRLNVAAMQEPAVWRFLERELS; encoded by the coding sequence ATGCTTGGTTTGCTGTTGCGCGAGTCGGGCGAAACGCTGATCGACCAGATTGTGCGGTCGGTGGCGGCGCGGATTGATGACCGTTTGCTGCGCGGTGGTGCGCGCATGCCGTCGATCCGGGCGTTTGCGGGGTCGCACGGCGTGTCGGCTTTTACCGTGGTAGCCGCTTACGACAAGTTGGTGGCCACCGGCTACCTTGAATCGCGCCGCGGCGCCGGCTTTTTCGTGCGTGAGCGGCCGGCGATGGCGCTCAATGCGGCTGACCTGACGATGGGCGGAGGTATGTTTGGTGCTACTGGCGCGGGCGGCGCATCACGCGGCGCGCAATCCGGCTTCGACGCCAAGCCGATCGACGTGGTCTGGCTGGTGAGGAATATGTTCCGCCAGATGCCGCACCAGCAGATGCCTGGCTCCGGCGTGCTGCCGCCCGACTGGCTGGATGGCCCGACCATCGCCAACGCCCTGCGCGCCGTCAGCCGCCAGAACCCGACGCTATTATTAAGCTACGGCGTGCCGCAAGGTTTCCTGCCGCTGCGCCAGCAGTTGCAGCACAAACTGGCCGAACTGGAAATCGCCGCCGCGCCCGAGCAGATTATTACCACCGTCGGCGTCACCCAGGCGCTGGACCTGGTGGCGCGCGAATTCAGCCGCCCCGGCGACACCATCTTCGTCGACGACCCGGCCTGGTTCCTGATGTTTGGCTCCTTCGCCGCGCTGGGCGCCAAGGTGGTCGGCATCCCGCGCCTGGGCGATGGCCCGGACATCGCGCGGCTGGCCGAACTGGCGGCGCTGCACAAGCCCAAGCTGTACATCATCAATTCGGTGCTGCACAACCCCAGTTCCACCTCGCTGTCGGCGGCCAAGGCGTTCCAGGTGCTGCGGCTGGCCGAAGAGCATGACTTCATCATCGTGGAAGACGATATCTACTGCGACCTGCATCCCGGCAGCGCGGTGCAGCCGGCCACGCGGCTGTCGGCGCTGGACCAGTTGCAGCGGGTGATCTATCTGAGCGGCTTCTCGAAGACCATGGCCGCCAACCTGCGGGTCGGCTTCATCGCCACTTCGCCGGAACGCGCCGAGCGCCTGGCCGACCGCAAGATGCTGTCGACGCTGACCACCAGCGACATCGGCGAACGAGTCGTATATAAAGTGCTGTCCGAAGGCTCCTATCGCAAGCATGCCGACCGCCTGCGCGCGCGGCTGGACGGCATTCGGGCCAAGACGCTGCGCCAGATGGAGCGCGTCGGCCTGAAAGTGGATGGCTCGCCGTCGGCCGGCATGTTCGTCTGGGCCGATGCCGGCTGCGACACCAATGTGCTGACCGAGCGGGCAATGGCGCACAACCTGCTGCTGGCGCCGGGCAGCCTGTTCTCGCCCAAGCAGCTGCCATCGACCCGCATGCGGCTCAACGTGGCGGCGATGCAGGAACCGGCCGTGTGGCGTTTCCTTGAACGGGAACTCAGTTGA
- the kynA gene encoding tryptophan 2,3-dioxygenase: MSENKPASGCPMHATAPAGDAEWHGAQMDFSNKMSYGDYLGLEKILHAQHPLSPNHNEMLFIVQHQTSELWMKLMLHEMRAVRVHLRAGDLPPAFKMLARVARIMDQLVHAWDVLATMTPPEYTAIRPYLGASSGFQSYQYREIEFILGNKNAALLNVHAGTPEFPLLEESLNKPSLYDEAIHLLARHGLPISAERLNADPTLPTVADASVQQAWLQVYGDTTRYWALYELAEKLVDMETAFRFWRFRHVSTVERIIGFKTGTGGTAGVSYLRKMLDVVLFPELFALRTEL, encoded by the coding sequence ATGAGCGAAAACAAACCCGCCAGCGGCTGCCCGATGCACGCGACCGCGCCAGCCGGCGACGCCGAGTGGCATGGCGCGCAAATGGACTTCAGTAACAAAATGAGCTACGGCGACTACCTGGGCCTGGAGAAAATCCTGCACGCCCAGCACCCGCTGTCACCCAACCATAACGAGATGCTGTTCATCGTCCAGCACCAGACCAGCGAACTGTGGATGAAGCTGATGCTGCACGAGATGCGCGCCGTGCGCGTCCACCTGCGCGCCGGCGACCTGCCGCCGGCCTTCAAGATGCTGGCCCGCGTGGCCCGCATCATGGACCAGCTGGTGCACGCCTGGGACGTGCTGGCCACCATGACGCCGCCTGAGTACACCGCCATTCGCCCCTACCTGGGCGCCTCGTCCGGCTTCCAGTCCTACCAGTACCGCGAAATTGAATTCATCCTCGGGAACAAGAACGCCGCGCTGCTCAACGTCCACGCCGGCACGCCCGAATTCCCGCTGCTGGAAGAGTCGCTGAATAAGCCGTCGCTGTACGACGAAGCGATCCATCTGCTGGCCCGTCACGGCCTGCCGATTTCCGCCGAACGCCTGAACGCCGATCCGACCCTGCCGACCGTGGCCGACGCCTCCGTGCAGCAGGCCTGGCTGCAAGTCTACGGAGACACCACGCGCTACTGGGCGCTGTATGAGCTGGCTGAAAAACTGGTGGACATGGAAACCGCGTTCCGCTTCTGGCGCTTCCGCCACGTCAGCACGGTCGAGCGCATCATCGGCTTCAAGACCGGTACCGGCGGCACGGCTGGCGTCAGCTATCTGCGCAAGATGCTGGACGTGGTGCTGTTCCCGGAACTGTTCGCGCTGCGCACCGAACTCTGA